The following are encoded together in the Cynocephalus volans isolate mCynVol1 chromosome 4, mCynVol1.pri, whole genome shotgun sequence genome:
- the LOC134377089 gene encoding olfactory receptor 2T8-like, whose translation MENGNITTYFILLGLFNTTRMHQFLFAMVLTIAFTSVVGNALVLLLIYRDRQLHTPMYLLLSQLCLMDLMLASTTVPKMAADYLTGTKSISSAGCGLQIFFFVTLSGGECFLLAAMSYDRYVAICHPLRYSNLMSWQFCLRMTSGCWFLGAADGLMQAVVALSFPFCGVHEIDHFFCEAPMLMRLACADTSVFEYVMYICCVLMLLVPFSIILTSYSRILTAVLQMHSMEASKKAIATCSSHLAVVGLFYGAVIFIYMRPKSYRSADHDKVVSAFYTIFTPAFNPLIYSLRNHDVKGALRKWMGQCAALNRY comes from the coding sequence ATGGAAAATGGGAATATCACCACATATTTCATTCTCCTAGGACTCTTTAACACCACCAGAATGCACCAGTTTCTGTTTGCGATGGTTCTGACGATTGCTTTCACCTCTGTAGTGGGCAATGCCCTTGTGCTTCTCCTGATTTACAGGGACCGCCAGCTCCACACACCCATGTACCTCCTCCTGAGCCAACTCTGCCTCATGGATCTGATGCTGGCTTCCACTACTGTGCCCAAAATGGCTGCTGACTACCTGACTGGAACGAAGTCCATCTCCTCTGCTGGGTGTGGGTTGCAGATTTTCTTCTTCGTTACTCTGAGTGGTGGAGAGTGTTTCCTCCTGGCTGCCATGTCTTATGACCGCTATGTGGCTATTTGCCATCCACTAAGATACTCCAACCTCATGAGCTGGCAGTTTTGCCTGAGAATGACTTCGGGGTGTTGGTTCCTGGGAGCAGCTGATGGACTCATGCAAGCTGTTGTTGCCTTGAGCTTCCCATTTTGTGGTGTACACGAGATTGATCATTTCTTCTGTGAGGCTCCCATGTTGATGCGCTTGGCTTGTGCTGATACATCTGTCTTTGAGTATGTCATGTACATCTGCTGTGTGTTAATGCTCCTGGTTCCCTTTTCCATCATCCTGACCTCCTACAGTCGCATCCTCACTGCTGTTCTGCAAATGCATTCTATGGAAGCCAGCAAGAAGGCCATTGCCACCTGTTCGTCACATTTGGCTGTTGTAGGACTCTTTTATGGAGCTGTCATTTTTATCTACATGAGACCCAAATCCTACAGGTCAGCTGACCACGATAAGGTGGTTTCAGCATTCTACACTATCTTCACCCCTGCATTCAACCCCCTCATCTACAGTCTGAGGAACCATG